TACTAGCAAAAAATCAGTCCGCGATCGGAGGCTCGGAAACGGCCCATCTCCCGTCGGCCGGGGGTGTCAGTGCGATTGCAATcgctttttgttcttgattcttcctcttcatctgaaCTTTCATAGCTTCTTGACTAACTCTCAGTATCTCTATCAAGCACTTTCAAGATGCCTGCTACCAATGGTCTTGGTGAGTCTTAAAACTtgtctctccatctttggCATCGTTTCATGCACAGCATTGGACTCTACTGACATGCTCGAACAGCCCCCCCGCTCACGGCCGCCGAATATCAAATCGTCAAGTCTTATGGCGACTGGACCTGCTTTATGCAGGCTTATGGTCTGAAGCCCTGggacgaggatgatatCCAGGAAGCACATGCGATCGTTCAGACGATGGCTagggaggatgagaggCAGCAGGAGGGGCGTTAATTGCCTGTGAAGTTTCATGTGAGTTTAGTCAGATGTAGTACCGGATTTCTCATAGACCTACGCTAATGGCCGACCACAGCAGTAATGTCCGGTCCATGCCCCGGCAGCTTCCAGCTCGCTAGCCTGTTTATAGTGTTATGATATCAATTCAGCGCATTCATCACCTGTGTTGAGCTATGTAGAcgcttttcttccttcactGGGCCCGAGACTGCCAGTTGAGACATTAACATATCAATTTATTGGGCAGGTTTCAAAAGGGAAGGGTTCTGTCTTAAGCTCTTAATCCACGTATTTCCCAAATAGGATAGCAAATAGCTCTGAGAAGAGACATATCATTTAGGCATTATAAATCCATGGGTTGAAACATCCCACATCTCTTTGGCCTTGTTGTTCTCGACCCTGCCCCTTTGTGGAACAACCTTCTACCGaccttctctccttgttcttcatcccacaGTCCGTCGAGCGGATGGAGTTGTGAGTGATTAATGGGGAGCGCCGGAGTTTCGGCGTGTATTATTATGGGTGATATCAAGGCCAAAGCAAGAGCCAAACTATACGTAGTCATTCTATGCGCATCAGGCCTAAATGGCAATTGATAAGATTTCGACTAATGAACTGTACGATGAACCCGAAAGCAGTATGTCGCGTGAGGACAATCTCGCCGACGCTGACGAACAGGGTGAACAAAAACACGAGAAGCTCAGTATGAGGAAGTTCACTGGACATAGATAATTAGACTAAGAATGCCATGGGAtcagggagagaagaaccTACAGAAAAGGGACATGGGCCGCCGGAGCCAAATATTGCTCCACATTGGGTGACCGTATGCGTAGGCCCATCACAAAGTCCCAACGATTGTCAAGCATCACTAGAGTCAGTTACTATCAATCCTTACACTTTTGAGCCGTGAAGGGATTTGGCGTGGCAAACATATATAAAAAACCATGTTGCTTGAATATATTGCTATTACATGGTCGGACGGCGACTGACAGCTTTTCAAAGAACTTATTATTGCTTCGGTTCGTTGCAGGCAATAATTGAAGCGGAAGTCACTGTCATGAAtgaagtggaagagagaaatCGGACATAGCCGCAGACATCACGTGGTATGATTACTTGTTGTTTTTTACCTTATTAATTATTACAGTTGTCTATCTATTTTTGACCGTTGGGGGCGATCAACGGTGCCTGGCCCTGGATCTAGAAAAGCCAATCTGCTGATGGTTGCTGATCCGAAACTTAAAAACATTTGCTTTGCATAGGAAATACATCCGTCTCCCTGTCCATCTTTTTGAGACTCAAACGTCTATCACAAATTATCAATTACTTCTCTTCAGCATCATACTGTACACTTTTTAGTGAGTTGATACCGAGAGGGTTACAGATATTAGAAGATTCAGTCTGGTTTATCAAGTGAGTGAGACGCGTCATGTTTTTGACTTTGCTGAAGTGCCGGTGGTTGCTCTAGCACTCAAGTGATTCGAGAATATTGCGCCCACAACCCACACTTCACAGCCACAATCCACGAATTACTACTGGTTAGGCTCGCTATCCTTAGCTTTGTTCCTGACTTGTACCGTACGTGACTACCATCGCCGCGATCACCTCTTTATCCAATCATTGCAATTCACGGCACAT
This Cryptococcus neoformans var. neoformans JEC21 chromosome 14 sequence DNA region includes the following protein-coding sequences:
- a CDS encoding expressed protein, encoding MPATNGLAPPLTAAEYQIVKSYGDWTCFMQAYGLKPWDEDDIQEAHAIVQTMAREDERQQEGR